One Campylobacter concisus DNA window includes the following coding sequences:
- the guaB gene encoding IMP dehydrogenase produces MKIVKRALTFEDVLLVPQYSEILPKQVDVKTRISKNVTLNIPIVSAAMDTVTEHRTAIMMARLGGIGVIHKNMDVESQAKEVKRVKKSESGVIIDPIFINPEATVAEALSLMSDLHISGVPVIDKDRKLIGILTNRDLRFETNMSTLVKDRMTKAPLITAPKGCTLDDAEKIFSQNRVEKLPIVDKDGRLDGLITIKDLKKRKEYPNANKDSYGRLRVAAAIGVGQIDRAKALVDAGVDVIVIDSAHGHSKGIIDTLKEVKANFNVDVVAGNIANPAAVKDLAEAGADGIKVGIGPGSICTTRIVAGVGVPQISAIDDCASEAAKYGIPVIADGGLKYSGDVAKALAAGAACVMAGSLLAGCEESPGELITFQGRQYKVYRGMGSIGAMTKGSSDRYFQEGTAQDKLVPEGIEGRVPFAGSIKDVIHQLIGGLRSAMGYVGAKDIPTLQERAEFVEITSAGLKESHVHDVVITHEAPNYKVN; encoded by the coding sequence ATGAAGATAGTAAAGAGAGCTTTAACATTTGAGGATGTGCTTCTTGTGCCACAATACTCTGAAATTTTGCCAAAGCAAGTTGATGTCAAAACCAGGATCAGCAAAAACGTCACTCTAAATATCCCGATCGTCTCTGCTGCGATGGATACGGTGACTGAGCATAGAACTGCTATCATGATGGCAAGGCTCGGTGGCATCGGCGTCATTCACAAAAATATGGACGTCGAAAGCCAAGCAAAAGAGGTCAAACGCGTCAAAAAAAGCGAAAGTGGCGTCATCATCGATCCTATCTTTATAAATCCAGAAGCGACCGTGGCCGAAGCTCTAAGCCTTATGTCAGATCTTCATATTTCAGGCGTTCCAGTCATCGACAAAGACCGCAAACTAATAGGAATTTTAACAAACCGTGATTTGAGATTTGAGACAAATATGAGCACTTTGGTAAAAGACCGCATGACAAAAGCACCTCTTATCACTGCACCAAAGGGCTGCACGCTTGATGATGCGGAGAAAATTTTCTCTCAAAACAGGGTTGAGAAGCTACCTATCGTCGATAAAGACGGCAGACTTGACGGACTTATCACCATAAAAGATCTAAAAAAACGCAAAGAGTATCCAAACGCAAACAAAGATAGCTACGGCAGACTTCGCGTGGCTGCGGCTATTGGCGTGGGTCAGATAGACCGCGCTAAAGCGCTAGTTGATGCTGGCGTAGATGTCATCGTCATCGACTCAGCTCACGGCCACTCAAAGGGCATCATCGACACTTTAAAAGAGGTAAAAGCAAATTTTAATGTTGATGTCGTAGCTGGCAATATCGCAAACCCAGCAGCTGTAAAAGACCTAGCAGAAGCAGGCGCTGACGGCATAAAAGTAGGCATCGGACCAGGATCTATTTGTACCACAAGGATCGTTGCTGGCGTTGGCGTGCCTCAAATTTCAGCTATTGATGACTGCGCAAGCGAAGCAGCGAAATATGGCATCCCAGTTATCGCTGATGGTGGTTTAAAATACTCAGGCGACGTGGCAAAAGCCCTTGCAGCAGGTGCTGCTTGCGTTATGGCTGGTAGCTTGCTTGCAGGTTGCGAGGAGAGCCCAGGCGAGCTTATAACATTCCAAGGCCGCCAGTATAAAGTATATCGCGGCATGGGCTCAATAGGCGCTATGACAAAGGGCAGCTCTGACCGCTACTTTCAAGAGGGCACCGCTCAAGACAAGCTTGTGCCTGAAGGCATCGAAGGCCGTGTGCCATTTGCTGGCAGCATAAAAGATGTGATCCATCAGCTAATAGGTGGCCTAAGAAGCGCTATGGGCTATGTAGGCGCAAAAGATATCCCAACTCTTCAAGAAAGAGCTGAATTTGTCGAGATAACAAGCGCTGGACTAAAAGAGAGCCACGTCCATGACGTAGTTATCACTCACGAGGCACCAAACTACAAAGTTAATTAG
- a CDS encoding LolA family protein, with the protein MRKIALFLAIFISCFGYELGELKNIVKTDGVSGNFTQTKSLAGFNKSIKSSGEFRLEKGGLYWDTLEPVTSKVFINKDGIFKNENGKLEKTSANFDEKLFLAIISLDENELKKEFDIKTSGSLKEWSIELSPKNLLFKQIFKSIKISGDKAVKKIELDEVSGDKTLNEFSIK; encoded by the coding sequence ATGAGAAAAATAGCTCTTTTTTTAGCCATTTTTATATCTTGCTTTGGCTATGAGCTGGGTGAGCTTAAAAATATAGTAAAAACAGATGGAGTAAGCGGAAATTTCACACAGACAAAGAGTCTGGCTGGCTTTAACAAAAGTATAAAAAGCTCTGGTGAGTTTAGGCTAGAAAAGGGCGGTCTTTACTGGGATACGCTTGAGCCTGTTACTTCAAAGGTTTTTATAAATAAAGATGGTATTTTTAAAAACGAAAATGGCAAGCTTGAAAAGACGAGCGCAAATTTTGATGAAAAGCTCTTTCTTGCTATCATCAGCCTTGATGAAAACGAGCTTAAAAAAGAATTTGACATAAAGACAAGCGGCAGCCTAAAAGAGTGGAGCATAGAGCTAAGCCCTAAAAATTTACTCTTTAAACAAATTTTTAAATCCATAAAGATAAGTGGCGACAAGGCGGTAAAAAAGATCGAGCTTGACGAGGTAAGCGGCGATAAAACGCTAAATGAGTTTAGTATAAAATGA
- the gatA gene encoding Asp-tRNA(Asn)/Glu-tRNA(Gln) amidotransferase subunit GatA: MVTLKEALKFSAEEIKNLRAELEAKIIKEKELGAYVEQLANLEIAKLGEGVPIAIKDNIQVKGWSVTCASKILKGYVAPYNATVIEKLLGKNLAPFGRTNMDEFAMGSTTESSFYGKTLNPLNHAHVPGGSSGGSAAAVAAGLAVAALGSDTGGSIRQPAAFCGCVGLKPTYGRVSRYGLGAYSSSLDQIGPITQNVEDAAILYDAIAGHDPKDSTSADVPFVSVSDKIDGDKKLKICVIKNYVENASEQTKAALNLAIEKLKSHGHSVTYTNFEDSKYDVAAYYIIATAEASANLSRYDGVRYGRRADARNLKELYVNSRSEGFGEEVKRRILLGTFVLSSGYYDAYYIKAQKARAHIKAQYEKILEENDLIFMPVAPSTAYKFGAHSDPLQAYLSDIYTISVNLAGLPAISVPVGKDDQNLNVSAQLIAKAWDEQTLINGAKSLENLIKG; encoded by the coding sequence GTGGTAACTTTAAAAGAAGCTTTGAAATTTTCAGCTGAAGAGATAAAAAATTTAAGAGCCGAGCTTGAGGCAAAGATCATAAAAGAAAAAGAGCTTGGCGCTTATGTCGAGCAGCTAGCAAATTTAGAGATCGCAAAACTAGGCGAGGGCGTGCCTATCGCTATAAAAGACAACATCCAAGTAAAAGGCTGGAGCGTTACGTGCGCTTCTAAAATTTTAAAAGGCTACGTAGCACCATATAACGCAACTGTCATCGAAAAGCTACTTGGCAAAAATTTAGCTCCATTTGGCCGCACAAATATGGACGAATTTGCGATGGGAAGCACGACTGAGAGCTCATTTTACGGCAAAACACTAAACCCACTAAATCACGCTCACGTCCCAGGTGGCAGTAGCGGTGGCTCAGCAGCAGCAGTTGCAGCTGGCCTTGCAGTAGCTGCACTTGGTAGCGATACTGGTGGCTCGATCCGCCAGCCAGCGGCATTTTGCGGATGTGTGGGGCTTAAGCCAACTTATGGCAGAGTGAGCAGATATGGCCTTGGCGCATACTCAAGCAGCCTTGATCAAATAGGTCCGATCACGCAAAACGTAGAAGATGCAGCCATTTTATATGACGCGATCGCTGGACACGATCCAAAAGATAGCACGAGCGCAGATGTGCCGTTTGTGAGCGTTAGCGACAAGATAGATGGCGACAAAAAGCTAAAAATTTGTGTCATCAAAAACTACGTAGAAAACGCAAGCGAGCAGACAAAAGCTGCTTTAAATTTAGCGATCGAGAAGCTAAAATCACACGGTCACAGCGTAACTTACACAAATTTTGAAGACTCAAAATATGACGTCGCAGCCTACTACATCATCGCAACTGCAGAGGCAAGCGCAAATTTAAGCCGCTACGATGGCGTGAGATACGGCAGACGCGCAGATGCTAGAAATTTAAAAGAGCTATATGTAAATTCGCGTTCTGAAGGCTTTGGCGAAGAGGTAAAAAGAAGAATTTTGCTTGGTACATTTGTGCTAAGTAGCGGATACTACGACGCTTACTACATCAAAGCGCAAAAAGCAAGAGCGCATATAAAAGCTCAGTATGAGAAAATTTTAGAAGAAAATGATCTCATCTTCATGCCAGTTGCTCCAAGCACAGCTTATAAATTTGGAGCACACAGCGATCCGCTTCAAGCCTATCTAAGCGACATTTACACGATCAGTGTAAATTTAGCAGGCCTGCCAGCTATCTCTGTGCCAGTTGGCAAAGATGATCAAAATTTAAACGTAAGCGCCCAGCTCATCGCAAAAGCGTGGGACGAACAGACCTTGATAAATGGTGCTAAGAGCCTAGAAAATTTAATAAAAGGATAA
- a CDS encoding AMP-binding protein, whose amino-acid sequence MDFKKSLKAFKFVDISKDLYEYVATFGANLKEKNLSEIEIYLSQSFEFCAAFFGALAIGVKPILLAKPIYSGDKFVINDENFGDFLDFSKSMELKFDQNSTFFLQTSGSSGASKNIQKSLGAMIDEGLFLKDELGFNKGDKFFASVSHQHMFGLTFKIFLPLISGAKAVSKELNYPEAIFELDLTNLTFVTSPVLLQTLVSSPRAAEISGLKNIICAGSALKSELRAKIESLSSARIIEIYGSTETGIVARNLGDELLLFSKVKAGLSEDEALNVSSPWCEFFQTSDWAQIDGSRLTLKGRIDRIVKLNDKRVNLISIENKMFESGLLKDCYCDTHPKFKRLAALLELSEDGVKLFRDSGKKGVVARLNELLRPEFKNSVRYFKIVSSLCKNAQGKFLKANFKALLEKNEELSWEKSSEEGVYKFKTKLSPALGIFMEHFPNLPLLPGFVQLDFVFKFAREIGAEIGDQCVVENLKFLKFVRPNDELCIEISQRDEKIYFEIFCNGARSACGRIKLGL is encoded by the coding sequence ATGGATTTTAAAAAGAGCCTAAAGGCATTTAAATTTGTGGACATTAGCAAGGATCTTTACGAGTACGTAGCTACTTTTGGGGCAAATTTAAAAGAGAAAAATTTAAGCGAGATAGAAATTTATCTAAGCCAGAGCTTTGAGTTTTGCGCCGCTTTTTTTGGAGCACTTGCTATCGGCGTAAAACCTATCTTGCTTGCAAAGCCGATATATAGCGGGGATAAATTTGTCATTAATGATGAAAATTTTGGTGATTTTTTAGACTTTAGTAAGAGTATGGAGCTAAAATTTGATCAAAATTCTACATTTTTTCTCCAGACCTCAGGCTCGAGCGGAGCTAGCAAAAATATCCAAAAAAGCCTTGGAGCGATGATAGATGAGGGGCTATTTTTAAAAGATGAGCTTGGATTTAATAAGGGGGATAAATTTTTTGCTAGCGTCTCGCACCAGCACATGTTTGGCCTTACATTTAAGATCTTTTTGCCGCTTATCTCTGGCGCAAAGGCCGTTAGCAAGGAGCTAAACTACCCAGAGGCGATCTTTGAGCTTGATCTTACAAATTTAACCTTCGTAACAAGCCCAGTCTTGCTTCAAACGCTAGTTTCTAGCCCAAGAGCAGCTGAAATTTCAGGGCTAAAAAACATCATCTGTGCAGGCTCAGCGCTAAAGAGCGAGCTAAGAGCAAAGATAGAAAGCTTAAGTAGCGCTAGGATAATTGAAATTTATGGTAGCACCGAAACTGGCATAGTTGCTAGAAATTTAGGCGATGAGCTTTTGCTTTTTAGCAAGGTAAAGGCTGGTCTTAGCGAGGACGAGGCGCTAAATGTGAGCTCGCCTTGGTGCGAGTTTTTCCAAACTAGCGACTGGGCGCAGATAGATGGTAGCAGGCTCACGCTAAAAGGCAGGATCGATAGGATCGTTAAGCTAAATGACAAAAGGGTCAATCTGATAAGTATCGAAAATAAGATGTTTGAAAGCGGTCTTTTAAAAGACTGCTACTGCGACACGCATCCTAAATTTAAGCGTCTAGCTGCGCTTTTGGAGCTTAGCGAAGATGGCGTGAAGCTCTTTAGAGATAGCGGCAAAAAAGGCGTTGTAGCAAGGCTAAATGAGCTTTTAAGGCCTGAGTTTAAAAATAGTGTTAGATATTTTAAGATCGTTAGCTCGCTTTGCAAAAACGCTCAGGGCAAGTTTTTAAAGGCAAATTTTAAAGCTCTTTTAGAAAAAAACGAGGAGCTTTCTTGGGAGAAAAGTAGCGAAGAGGGCGTTTATAAATTTAAGACAAAGCTTAGCCCAGCACTTGGCATTTTTATGGAGCATTTTCCAAATTTACCGCTTTTGCCTGGCTTTGTGCAGCTTGATTTTGTATTTAAATTTGCAAGAGAGATTGGCGCAGAAATAGGCGATCAATGCGTGGTGGAGAATTTGAAATTTTTAAAATTTGTAAGGCCAAATGACGAGCTTTGTATAGAAATTTCGCAAAGAGATGAGAAGATTTACTTTGAGATATTTTGTAATGGCGCTAGAAGTGCTTGTGGCAGGATAAAGCTGGGCTTATGA
- the ileS gene encoding isoleucine--tRNA ligase — protein MDYKETLLLPETNFPMRGNLPQNEPQRLKSWYEERKVYEKMKKNRQNAVKNFNIHDGPPYANGHLHIGHALNKILKDIITKTHYFYGENVRYVPGWDCHGLPIEQQVEVKLGDKKKELSKVEIRELCRQHAREFIDIQRNEFKSLGIIGDFENPYMTMKFEFEADIYKALCEIAKKGLLVERSKPVYWSWAARSALAEAEVEYEEKEDYSIYVAFELDGDALEKLGVKEASAVIWTTTPWTLPANQAISLKPDEIYVLTAENLIFAKPLLESVVQSGLSKGEIKKEFKSSLLENTHAINPLNGRKSRFLLGDHVMMDGGTGLVHTAPGHGEDDYYVCLKYGFSEILMPVDDGGCYDESIKHHGLFRSDVVDEFVGMHIFKANEKILELLGKNLLSVSKFRHSYPFCWRTHKPVIYRATKQWFIAMDEAKLGSKTLRQTAREELEKVKFYPSVGIKRIGSMIENRPDWCISRQRDWGVPIAFFRDKATKEVIFDSEILDHIVAIFKEKGADAWWALSIDELLPKGTKYKAENLEKVMDILDVWFDSGSTWHAVLQSDNYDAGKYPASMYLEGSDQHRGWFQSSLLVSTAINSHAPYESILTHGFTVDAKGEKMSKSKGNVIAPQDVAKTHGVEILRLWVGMSDYSSDLKISEDILKQISEQYRKIRNTIRFLLANVNDLESLNTEFNILDKWILARAKKVFDEASACFRNYDFSKGFNILLNFLSADLSGVYLDVCKDRLYCDAKDAPRRRSAQSAMAIITKALLPLIAPTLTYTVDEVMDYAPKIIKGEAKDAFDLVYEPIKFDLSFEDELLFASREKFNEIVDVLKKDKRIKSTLELSLETTNHNITSYDEREVADLYMVSSVKAYDDSEPLAEFELEGDKFKIIASNLHKCPRCWKFNASKEDALCPRCEEVISAK, from the coding sequence ATGGACTACAAAGAGACACTTTTACTCCCAGAGACAAATTTCCCAATGCGCGGAAATCTCCCACAAAATGAACCACAAAGACTAAAATCATGGTACGAAGAGCGCAAGGTTTATGAAAAAATGAAGAAAAATCGCCAAAATGCGGTTAAAAACTTCAACATCCACGACGGCCCTCCGTATGCAAACGGTCACCTTCACATCGGCCACGCGTTAAATAAAATTTTAAAAGATATCATCACAAAAACGCACTATTTTTACGGCGAAAACGTCCGCTACGTGCCAGGCTGGGACTGCCACGGCTTGCCTATCGAGCAGCAAGTCGAAGTAAAGCTTGGCGATAAGAAAAAAGAGCTTAGCAAGGTCGAGATCAGGGAGCTTTGCAGACAGCACGCGAGAGAATTTATAGACATTCAGCGAAATGAATTTAAAAGCCTTGGCATCATCGGCGACTTTGAAAATCCATATATGACGATGAAATTTGAGTTTGAGGCTGACATCTACAAAGCGCTTTGCGAGATCGCTAAAAAGGGGCTTTTGGTTGAAAGAAGCAAGCCAGTTTATTGGAGCTGGGCGGCTAGATCGGCGCTAGCTGAAGCTGAGGTCGAGTACGAGGAGAAAGAGGACTACTCTATTTATGTAGCATTTGAGCTTGATGGCGACGCGCTAGAAAAGCTTGGCGTAAAAGAGGCAAGCGCTGTCATCTGGACGACCACGCCTTGGACACTTCCAGCAAATCAAGCCATAAGTCTAAAACCAGATGAAATTTATGTGCTAACGGCTGAAAATTTGATCTTTGCAAAGCCACTACTTGAAAGCGTTGTGCAAAGCGGCCTAAGCAAGGGTGAGATCAAAAAAGAGTTTAAATCAAGCCTACTTGAAAACACTCACGCGATAAACCCACTAAACGGCAGAAAATCGCGATTTTTACTAGGTGATCACGTCATGATGGATGGGGGTACTGGACTTGTTCATACAGCTCCAGGACACGGCGAGGACGACTACTACGTCTGTTTGAAATATGGCTTTAGCGAAATTTTGATGCCAGTTGATGACGGTGGCTGCTACGATGAGAGCATAAAACATCACGGACTATTTAGAAGTGACGTGGTAGATGAGTTTGTTGGCATGCACATCTTTAAAGCAAATGAGAAAATTTTAGAGCTGCTTGGCAAAAATTTACTTAGTGTCTCTAAATTTAGACACTCTTATCCATTTTGCTGGAGAACGCATAAGCCCGTCATTTATAGAGCCACAAAGCAGTGGTTTATAGCTATGGACGAGGCTAAATTAGGTAGCAAAACGCTTAGGCAAACAGCGCGCGAGGAGCTTGAAAAGGTTAAATTTTATCCAAGTGTGGGCATAAAAAGAATAGGCTCTATGATAGAAAATCGCCCAGACTGGTGCATCTCTCGTCAGCGTGACTGGGGTGTGCCTATCGCGTTTTTCAGAGATAAAGCGACAAAAGAAGTTATATTTGATAGTGAAATTTTGGACCACATCGTGGCTATCTTTAAAGAAAAAGGCGCTGATGCGTGGTGGGCGCTAAGTATAGATGAGCTTTTACCAAAGGGCACAAAATACAAGGCTGAAAATTTAGAAAAAGTGATGGACATCCTTGACGTTTGGTTTGATAGCGGCTCGACATGGCATGCGGTCTTGCAAAGCGACAACTACGACGCTGGCAAATACCCTGCAAGCATGTATCTTGAGGGCTCAGATCAGCACCGTGGCTGGTTTCAAAGCTCACTTTTAGTAAGCACAGCTATAAATTCTCACGCACCTTATGAGAGCATACTAACTCACGGCTTTACTGTCGATGCTAAGGGCGAGAAGATGAGCAAGAGCAAGGGCAACGTCATCGCTCCACAAGACGTGGCTAAGACTCACGGCGTGGAAATTTTACGCCTTTGGGTTGGCATGAGTGATTATTCAAGCGATCTAAAGATAAGCGAAGATATATTAAAGCAAATAAGCGAGCAATACCGCAAAATCCGCAACACGATCCGCTTTTTACTAGCAAACGTAAATGACCTTGAAAGCCTAAATACAGAGTTTAACATCCTTGATAAGTGGATCTTAGCACGTGCTAAAAAGGTCTTTGACGAGGCGAGCGCTTGCTTTAGAAATTATGACTTTTCAAAGGGCTTTAACATCCTTTTAAATTTCCTATCAGCCGATCTTAGCGGCGTCTATCTTGACGTTTGTAAAGATAGACTTTACTGCGACGCAAAAGACGCTCCAAGAAGAAGATCAGCTCAAAGTGCGATGGCGATCATCACAAAGGCACTTTTGCCACTCATCGCTCCAACGCTTACTTACACCGTTGATGAGGTGATGGACTACGCTCCAAAGATCATCAAAGGCGAGGCAAAAGACGCGTTTGATCTAGTCTATGAGCCTATCAAATTTGATCTTAGCTTTGAAGATGAGCTACTTTTTGCCAGCAGGGAGAAATTTAACGAGATTGTGGACGTTCTTAAGAAGGACAAAAGGATAAAATCAACTCTAGAGCTAAGCCTAGAGACCACAAACCACAACATCACAAGCTACGACGAGCGCGAAGTGGCCGATCTTTACATGGTAAGCTCAGTTAAAGCTTATGATGATAGCGAGCCACTAGCTGAGTTTGAGCTTGAGGGTGATAAATTTAAGATCATAGCAAGCAACCTTCACAAATGCCCAAGATGCTGGAAATTTAACGCTAGCAAAGAAGATGCGCTATGCCCAAGATGCGAAGAGGTCATAAGTGCTAAGTGA
- a CDS encoding glycosyltransferase family 2 protein has translation MKTLFLIPFYNHPEKIRALCEALARYDLHILIVDDGSNEASKKALRNLSEFGVEILTRAQNGGKGAALKDGFRHALQNGYTHAFQIDADFQHDISEVAEFLELSKRYPNDLIMADPIYGEDAPKSRFYGRKITNFWVKINTLNFDIKDAMCGFRIYPLKELESATLQSSSNRMEFDMEILVNAIRSGVEIKWIALKVRYEAGGVSHFKMLKDNALISLMHARYFFTLVPFLLGKAFKGQKYAWWQKGERSNEFFLRVSLFLTRNLPIFLIKPIVIIVVCFYYLFSKVERENIREFLLNVEKFSGKKPATGVFSNFYDFGIAICDKFRIWQNGVLESELELSKFNSIKDEFEASKRGRIVLTSHLGNVEICKALSLRSPNFRMIILVYSKGSENFYKILEQISKGQIKLISVEKLDATAMMQLKEAVEDGVNIGIMGDRTPLNGDKFIMLSFLGKEAKFNYGPYLLAGILGVKVSALWCIKKGDKFDIELSDIADEIKLSRDRKASVLPYVQSYVRQLEEKACKNPSQWFNFFDFWR, from the coding sequence ATGAAGACGCTCTTTCTCATACCATTTTACAACCATCCAGAAAAGATTAGAGCCCTTTGTGAGGCGCTTGCAAGATATGATCTACACATTTTGATAGTCGATGATGGCTCAAACGAGGCTTCAAAAAAAGCTTTGCGAAATTTGAGCGAATTTGGAGTAGAAATTTTAACAAGAGCGCAAAATGGTGGCAAGGGGGCTGCGCTAAAAGACGGCTTTAGGCACGCCTTGCAAAACGGCTACACGCACGCGTTTCAGATCGACGCTGACTTTCAGCACGACATAAGTGAGGTAGCGGAGTTTTTAGAGCTTAGCAAAAGATATCCAAATGATCTAATAATGGCTGATCCAATTTACGGTGAAGACGCGCCAAAGTCGAGGTTTTATGGAAGAAAGATCACAAATTTTTGGGTCAAGATCAACACTTTAAATTTTGACATCAAAGACGCGATGTGTGGCTTTAGAATTTATCCTCTAAAAGAGCTTGAGAGTGCAACCCTCCAAAGTAGCTCAAATAGGATGGAATTTGACATGGAGATCTTGGTAAATGCCATAAGATCTGGCGTAGAGATCAAGTGGATAGCGCTAAAAGTACGCTACGAAGCTGGCGGCGTTTCGCACTTTAAAATGCTAAAAGATAACGCACTAATAAGCCTCATGCACGCAAGATATTTTTTTACTTTAGTGCCATTTTTGCTTGGTAAAGCCTTTAAAGGGCAAAAATACGCATGGTGGCAAAAGGGCGAGAGATCGAACGAATTTTTTCTTAGAGTTAGTCTATTTTTAACTAGAAATTTGCCTATATTTCTCATAAAACCTATCGTTATCATCGTCGTTTGTTTTTACTATCTCTTTTCAAAAGTTGAGAGAGAAAATATAAGAGAATTTCTTTTAAACGTAGAGAAATTTAGCGGTAAAAAGCCGGCAACTGGCGTTTTTAGTAACTTTTATGACTTTGGCATAGCAATATGTGATAAATTTCGCATCTGGCAAAATGGCGTGCTTGAAAGCGAACTAGAGCTTAGTAAATTTAACAGCATCAAAGATGAGTTTGAAGCTTCAAAGCGTGGCAGGATCGTGCTTACAAGCCATCTTGGTAATGTAGAAATTTGCAAGGCGCTCTCGCTTAGATCACCAAATTTTCGCATGATCATCTTGGTTTATAGTAAGGGTAGCGAGAATTTTTATAAAATTTTAGAGCAGATCAGCAAGGGCCAGATCAAACTAATAAGCGTTGAAAAGCTTGATGCGACTGCGATGATGCAGCTAAAAGAGGCGGTTGAAGATGGCGTAAATATCGGCATAATGGGCGATAGGACACCACTTAATGGAGATAAATTTATAATGCTTAGCTTTCTTGGTAAGGAGGCTAAATTTAACTACGGCCCATACTTGCTAGCTGGCATTTTGGGTGTAAAAGTGAGCGCACTTTGGTGCATAAAAAAAGGCGATAAATTTGATATCGAGCTAAGCGATATCGCTGATGAGATAAAGCTTAGCAGAGACCGCAAGGCAAGCGTCCTACCATACGTGCAAAGCTATGTAAGGCAGCTTGAAGAAAAAGCGTGCAAGAACCCATCGCAGTGGTTTAACTTTTTTGATTTTTGGAGATGA
- a CDS encoding CinA family protein — MRQSILIIGEDLEINREFLNYIFQSYEDHFGELGVVSFAPKNSKELPFIIENLSKDYDFVSIFGSDENFAIAAKIVATLTGGSLELKDSTTLALKDSLDYSKNSFLASLNNAQINLIKANPNEELGEFLTEYEPDFSYFHLIDIDADSAKILMLPLAKTYEVDITLAQILPNLILVRAKSNKFGQIESFLQGVKTLFSQKFIPQKDVIKFVAKRLMQKGLKISFAESCTAGLAAAKFARYGGISASFDGSLVTYANHIKHEWLGVEDEILDTYGAVSEPCVKAMIKGTLSTTNADFALAISGIAGPGGGTANKPVGTVYVAAGDRNGNIEVERLLLKGERNYVREQSVLSAYLCLLRLKSEIFFA; from the coding sequence ATGAGACAAAGTATCTTGATAATAGGCGAAGATCTTGAGATAAATAGAGAATTTCTAAACTACATTTTTCAAAGTTACGAGGATCATTTTGGCGAGCTTGGAGTGGTCAGTTTTGCTCCAAAAAATAGTAAAGAGCTACCTTTTATCATCGAAAATTTATCAAAAGATTACGACTTTGTAAGCATTTTTGGCTCAGATGAAAATTTTGCCATCGCTGCAAAGATCGTAGCGACGCTAACGGGGGGCTCGCTCGAGCTAAAAGATAGCACGACCCTTGCACTTAAAGATAGCTTAGACTACTCTAAAAATAGCTTTTTAGCCAGTCTAAATAACGCACAGATAAATCTCATAAAAGCTAATCCAAATGAAGAGCTGGGCGAGTTTCTCACCGAGTACGAGCCTGATTTTAGCTACTTTCATCTAATAGACATCGACGCAGATAGCGCGAAGATCCTTATGCTGCCACTTGCTAAAACTTACGAGGTCGATATCACTCTTGCGCAGATACTACCAAATTTGATACTAGTAAGGGCAAAAAGCAATAAATTTGGCCAGATCGAGAGCTTTTTACAAGGGGTAAAAACGCTATTTTCGCAAAAATTTATCCCGCAAAAAGATGTGATCAAATTTGTAGCAAAAAGGCTCATGCAAAAGGGGCTTAAAATTTCATTTGCTGAGTCTTGCACGGCTGGTCTTGCGGCGGCTAAATTTGCAAGATATGGTGGCATCTCAGCTAGCTTTGATGGCTCGTTAGTAACTTATGCAAACCACATAAAGCACGAGTGGCTGGGCGTTGAGGATGAGATTTTAGATACTTACGGAGCCGTGAGCGAGCCTTGCGTAAAAGCGATGATAAAAGGCACGCTAAGCACGACAAATGCGGACTTTGCGCTTGCCATTAGCGGTATAGCTGGACCAGGTGGGGGCACAGCTAACAAGCCAGTTGGCACGGTATATGTCGCAGCTGGCGATAGAAACGGCAACATCGAGGTTGAGAGGCTACTTTTAAAAGGGGAGCGCAACTACGTGAGAGAGCAAAGCGTGCTAAGCGCCTATCTATGTTTGCTTCGGCTAAAAAGCGAGATATTTTTCGCGTAA
- a CDS encoding acyl-CoA thioesterase yields MRVEISHVSTFKVAFFDVDSMEVMWHGNYVKYLEMARCELLDKLGYNYIAMKKDGYAFPIVKLDVKYVRPAFFNDVIKITTTLSECETFLKFHYLIENEKGEKLSEANTAQAVIEMKSLQTCFEMPEALKKALKAYNEKEKR; encoded by the coding sequence ATGAGAGTGGAAATTTCACACGTTAGTACGTTTAAAGTGGCGTTTTTTGACGTTGATAGCATGGAGGTGATGTGGCATGGAAACTACGTCAAGTACCTAGAAATGGCGCGTTGCGAGCTACTTGACAAGCTAGGATACAACTACATCGCTATGAAAAAAGATGGTTACGCCTTTCCTATCGTAAAGCTTGACGTAAAGTACGTGCGCCCAGCCTTTTTTAACGACGTCATAAAGATCACGACGACGCTTAGCGAGTGCGAAACATTTTTGAAATTTCACTACCTTATAGAAAATGAAAAGGGCGAAAAACTAAGTGAGGCAAATACCGCCCAAGCTGTCATAGAGATGAAGAGTTTGCAAACTTGCTTTGAGATGCCAGAAGCCCTAAAAAAGGCGCTTAAAGCCTACAATGAAAAGGAGAAAAGATGA